The genomic segment TGGTTCCGTCCTCATTGACGGCCCACCACAGGACGCAGCCTGGCGACTTGAAGCCCCAGTCCAGGCATCTGTAGACGGGCCAATCGCGAGGGATAGTGAACGGTTTGACGACGTGCTTGGTAGGGTTCCAGTGGTCCGCGAAGTATGAGTCTGCGGTAGCCCACCAGTCGCCATAAAGGAGGGCATTACGGATGTGCGGCGGTCTGGACAAGAGTCGCCGTTTGTACTGGGCAACGAACTCCTTGTTAGGGTTGTCGTCGATGGTGGCTGGGAGGTAGAGTCTGGTTGCGAACGAGCCGTCATCGAGTTTGCGGCGGATGACCTTACGGCCTTGCGGGGCCGGTTTAACGAAGTAGTCACGGACCCATCCTGGTGAGGGGTTTGTGGCGGCTCTGATCTTGAGCATCCTGGAGAACACCGGGTGGTCGGAGCGGCAGCGTGCAGCGATTTCCTGGTACTGCTCTTCCGTGAACTGGTTGAGCTCATCGAAGAAGATGTGAACGAACTCGGATGTGCGATAGTTCATCCAGTCGTTGGGGTCCTTGCAGTGGCCGAAGTAGAAGCGGAAGCCGCTTCTGAAGATGAAGACGTGGTCATCGTCTTTGTAGCGGACGGCTGGGTCGATGTAGTTGAAGACCGGCATCCACTTGCGGATGGATGTATCGAGGCCTTTGGACAGTCTACGGAGGTGGAGGGCAGCGGCCTGGCACTCGCCCCACTTGATGATGCCGCGTTTGCACAGCTCTTCCGCGACGAGGACGACGGGTATGGCATCGGCGCCGCCGACGGTAGTTTTTCCTGGGCCTGCGGCACCGGCGCCGAGGGCTTCATCGACGCGGAGGCGATGGAACTCCTTACCCCAATCGGAGGGTTTGTAGTAGCCCGGTATCTCGACGTAGTCGATCTTGTGCAGCTC from the Armatimonadota bacterium genome contains:
- a CDS encoding phage terminase large subunit gives rise to the protein MPIDLSSIPTDELHKIDYVEIPGYYKPSDWGKEFHRLRVDEALGAGAAGPGKTTVGGADAIPVVLVAEELCKRGIIKWGECQAAALHLRRLSKGLDTSIRKWMPVFNYIDPAVRYKDDDHVFIFRSGFRFYFGHCKDPNDWMNYRTSEFVHIFFDELNQFTEEQYQEIAARCRSDHPVFSRMLKIRAATNPSPGWVRDYFVKPAPQGRKVIRRKLDDGSFATRLYLPATIDDNPNKEFVAQYKRRLLSRPPHIRNALLYGDWWATADSYFADHWNPTKHVVKPFTIPRDWPVYRCLDWGFKSPGCVLWWAVNEDGTMVFFKELTFIGKDGAEVAELVRRIEEPLGLWKHGRSSITGPADTNLWGQASSAPSHADQMARKGVGWFPADKKSRQMNVERFLARLADADGRGPGILFFETMKNTVATIPGIPADPGNPAVPMKCNEDHWENAVEYACAYPAMDATAIKRLIARRQAVGDDDEPVRKVIPFRGRLGYGSNY